One window from the genome of Sulfodiicoccus acidiphilus encodes:
- a CDS encoding purine-cytosine permease family protein, which translates to MTEDVEKERQKEPEVVNKQGLEVIGVNPIPDSARTAGAGKIFNFWAMASASATTPLAGLLLYGVGVTNFVAIVLLSLLIGLVPAALFSEMGRQFPVPALVVSRKTYGYGTSNALSFFYTVVNLGWFGINDATGGLILASLTGTNPVIWYVVMGIIQVVLVLYGFKWLEYFYRYTAPLLVISYAILTYFLFTSYHIDWSKLLTPTSNVNWGLDLTLILSFSILSWTYKISTSTRFATPWEKTKGVSRFLYAVAPGIGIMVPVLLMGIVGYASQAYAGNWNVAAVHFPLTSGVLLLVAFVASLGASLAIIHTNAMNLYPATADLLTAIQPFFRDKTKEQWAQPISTGILGALAVALAIAGILQHVENFLLLVADLIFPYTFVVIVDWYVRLWGKVPAQAFYRVPKGFWGNFNVKAVIATAVGIALSALTIPVGPLFNYFPQPVFASLVAALLYYALLRLPMGDT; encoded by the coding sequence GTGACGGAGGATGTCGAGAAGGAACGCCAGAAAGAGCCCGAGGTAGTCAATAAGCAGGGACTTGAAGTCATAGGAGTAAACCCGATACCTGACTCTGCGAGGACTGCGGGGGCGGGGAAGATATTCAACTTCTGGGCCATGGCGAGTGCCTCCGCCACGACTCCATTGGCAGGCCTGTTGTTATATGGGGTGGGAGTAACTAATTTCGTAGCGATCGTCCTGTTATCGCTCCTAATAGGACTAGTTCCAGCTGCACTCTTCTCGGAGATGGGAAGGCAGTTCCCAGTGCCCGCACTGGTGGTGTCTAGGAAGACGTACGGGTACGGGACTTCCAACGCCCTGTCCTTCTTCTACACTGTGGTCAACTTAGGTTGGTTCGGGATAAACGACGCGACGGGAGGTCTAATTCTCGCCTCACTTACAGGCACCAATCCAGTGATCTGGTATGTTGTAATGGGTATAATACAAGTCGTATTGGTCCTTTACGGCTTCAAGTGGCTGGAGTACTTCTATAGGTACACTGCCCCGCTTTTGGTAATTTCCTACGCGATCCTAACGTACTTTCTCTTCACGTCCTACCACATCGACTGGTCGAAGTTACTTACGCCGACGTCAAACGTCAACTGGGGGTTGGATCTCACACTAATTCTCTCTTTCTCCATATTGTCTTGGACCTACAAGATATCAACCAGCACGAGGTTCGCAACTCCCTGGGAGAAGACCAAGGGCGTGTCAAGGTTCCTCTACGCCGTGGCTCCAGGGATAGGAATAATGGTCCCTGTTCTTCTCATGGGTATAGTCGGTTACGCCTCCCAGGCATACGCGGGAAACTGGAACGTGGCCGCTGTCCACTTCCCGCTCACCAGCGGAGTGCTTTTGTTGGTGGCTTTCGTAGCTTCCTTAGGAGCTTCACTGGCTATAATTCACACTAATGCTATGAACTTGTATCCAGCTACGGCAGACCTTCTGACGGCGATCCAGCCGTTCTTTAGAGATAAGACGAAGGAGCAATGGGCCCAGCCGATCTCCACAGGAATACTCGGAGCCTTGGCGGTAGCGTTGGCAATAGCCGGAATACTGCAGCATGTGGAGAACTTTCTCCTTTTAGTGGCGGATCTAATCTTTCCCTACACCTTCGTGGTCATTGTGGATTGGTACGTTAGACTCTGGGGTAAGGTACCGGCTCAAGCCTTCTACAGAGTGCCTAAGGGATTCTGGGGCAACTTCAACGTGAAGGCCGTAATCGCCACAGCTGTGGGAATAGCGCTTTCAGCCCTGACCATTCCTGTCGGTCCCCTGTTTAACTACTTCCCTCAACCGGTTTTCGCGTCCCTGGTTGCAGCTCTCCTCTACTACGCTCTACTGAGGTTGCCGATGGGAGACACTTAG
- the porB gene encoding pyruvate synthase subunit PorB, whose product MSLGLRGTSSKALLSGTSACPGCPENMAMRQLGMALGNNVAMVVVAGCSSVIQGMGPKNSFNYPVMNIAFAAGPAAASGMARAYKLRNKDVTVVVWAGDGGTADIGFGSMSGAAERNEDMIYLCVDNEAYMNSGGQRSGSTPRGARTPTTPEGKRENKKSIPFIMMAHNVPYVATASVGYPMDYVEKLRKAKSIKGFRYVQVLTPDPYGWLFDPSRTAEVAKIAVQTCYWPLLEYEGGKVKVSNESLHCIKGNFRRPLTDFTSIQGRFKGITEEELKSLLDYVDSVWDRIRSMM is encoded by the coding sequence TTGAGCTTAGGACTCCGCGGGACGTCGAGTAAGGCGCTGCTGTCTGGCACGTCGGCCTGTCCAGGCTGTCCAGAAAACATGGCGATGAGGCAGCTAGGTATGGCCCTAGGTAACAACGTAGCGATGGTGGTTGTGGCCGGCTGCTCCTCAGTAATACAGGGGATGGGCCCTAAGAACTCGTTCAACTATCCAGTCATGAACATAGCCTTCGCTGCGGGCCCAGCGGCGGCGTCAGGTATGGCTAGGGCCTACAAGCTCAGAAATAAAGACGTCACAGTGGTCGTGTGGGCTGGAGACGGAGGGACAGCTGACATAGGATTCGGTTCCATGAGTGGGGCGGCTGAGAGGAACGAGGACATGATATACCTCTGTGTCGATAACGAGGCTTACATGAATTCTGGAGGACAGAGAAGCGGCTCCACCCCTAGAGGTGCCAGGACGCCAACTACTCCGGAGGGGAAGAGGGAAAACAAGAAGTCTATTCCCTTCATAATGATGGCGCACAACGTTCCCTATGTAGCGACAGCATCTGTGGGGTATCCTATGGACTACGTTGAGAAGTTGAGGAAAGCGAAGTCGATCAAGGGGTTCAGGTACGTTCAGGTCCTTACTCCAGATCCCTACGGATGGCTGTTCGATCCCTCTAGGACGGCCGAGGTGGCGAAGATAGCTGTACAGACTTGCTACTGGCCTCTCTTGGAATACGAGGGAGGAAAGGTTAAAGTGAGCAACGAAAGTCTTCACTGTATAAAGGGAAACTTCAGGAGACCTCTGACCGACTTCACGTCGATTCAAGGGAGGTTTAAGGGTATTACGGAAGAGGAACTGAAGTCCCTTCTGGACTACGTGGACTCAGTCTGGGATAGAATTAGGTCAATGATGTGA
- a CDS encoding transketolase C-terminal domain-containing protein, whose product MSGNEAVARAVKLAKVGVVSIYPITPQTTIIEKLSEMRAEGELSADIIRVESEHSAMAGAFGAASAGVRSFTATASQGLLYMHEMVWWVSGARIPLVMVVATRAVGAPWNIWNENTDFTQLRDAGWVMGFAMNPQEAMDMTIQAFRVSEDSRVFLPAMVGMDGFILSHTKVPVNVPTEESVDSFLPLRNQPYVLDPEDPVGMGNMFQPQDYMKLRHSMEQALQSAEEVIREVGRDYNSKVNSEVNYSTLNVTYRVEDADYVVVAMGAWSGDVMEAVDSLREKGISVGLLRLRYLRPWSSREVREALKGRKVLVLDRSTSLGRGGPLFMEVASTVRGEVEALWGAVSGLGGVSVGKGEIEELVTEFVEGTKSETEKQLWFYPGKVRKVELRTPRDVE is encoded by the coding sequence ATGTCTGGTAACGAGGCGGTGGCACGTGCGGTGAAGCTTGCCAAGGTCGGTGTAGTGTCTATATACCCCATAACGCCACAGACCACTATAATTGAGAAGCTGAGCGAGATGAGGGCAGAAGGAGAACTCTCTGCTGATATAATTAGGGTGGAGAGTGAGCACTCAGCGATGGCTGGAGCCTTTGGTGCCGCCTCAGCGGGAGTGAGATCCTTCACAGCGACCGCAAGCCAGGGACTACTCTACATGCACGAGATGGTCTGGTGGGTCTCCGGGGCGAGGATACCCCTAGTCATGGTTGTTGCCACCAGGGCCGTTGGGGCACCGTGGAACATCTGGAACGAGAACACGGACTTCACTCAGCTCAGGGACGCAGGTTGGGTGATGGGATTCGCAATGAATCCCCAGGAGGCTATGGACATGACGATCCAAGCGTTTCGAGTGAGCGAGGACTCAAGGGTGTTCCTTCCTGCCATGGTCGGTATGGACGGCTTCATACTCTCTCACACCAAGGTTCCCGTGAACGTGCCGACCGAGGAGTCGGTAGACTCTTTCCTACCCCTCAGGAACCAACCCTACGTCCTCGACCCTGAAGATCCCGTAGGAATGGGAAACATGTTCCAACCTCAAGACTACATGAAGCTTAGACACTCCATGGAGCAGGCTCTCCAGTCTGCGGAGGAGGTTATAAGGGAAGTAGGGAGGGACTACAACTCCAAGGTGAACTCTGAAGTAAACTACTCAACTCTCAACGTCACCTACAGGGTCGAGGACGCGGACTACGTAGTAGTGGCCATGGGAGCTTGGTCGGGAGACGTAATGGAAGCCGTAGACTCGCTCAGGGAGAAGGGGATAAGTGTAGGTCTCCTTAGACTCAGATACCTCAGGCCTTGGTCGTCCAGAGAGGTGAGGGAGGCCTTAAAGGGAAGAAAGGTGTTGGTGCTCGATAGGTCCACCTCCTTGGGGAGGGGAGGTCCTCTCTTCATGGAGGTGGCCTCAACTGTCAGGGGAGAGGTCGAGGCCCTGTGGGGAGCGGTTTCTGGCTTAGGAGGTGTTTCGGTGGGAAAGGGTGAGATAGAGGAACTCGTAACTGAGTTCGTGGAGGGTACTAAGTCAGAGACTGAGAAGCAATTATGGTTCTATCCGGGAAAGGTGAGGAAGGTTGAGCTTAGGACTCCGCGGGACGTCGAGTAA
- a CDS encoding 4Fe-4S binding protein, with translation MLPEYQFFPVSRPDKGAGGLTGEWRVVRPVVNESKCVSCGACYLWCPEGTILFSPGRKATVDYDYCKGCGVCANQCPVGAISMVKEVS, from the coding sequence TTGCTGCCTGAATACCAGTTCTTTCCCGTGTCCAGGCCAGATAAGGGAGCCGGGGGTCTGACGGGCGAGTGGCGTGTGGTAAGGCCGGTCGTGAACGAGTCTAAATGTGTTAGTTGTGGAGCCTGTTACCTTTGGTGTCCAGAGGGTACGATTCTCTTCTCCCCGGGAAGGAAGGCCACGGTGGACTACGACTACTGTAAAGGGTGTGGAGTCTGCGCGAACCAGTGCCCGGTGGGAGCGATATCGATGGTGAAGGAGGTATCGTAG
- a CDS encoding 4Fe-4S dicluster domain-containing protein — MPDYQLPKDRLSFVFDHNKCILCGACVTACRDAYSWSEGVAWRKLPVFELAGLKTALSMSCNHCDNPTCMFACPAQAYTKDPKTGIVWIAQDKCIGCGYCTWACPYEVPQEEPDGTVSKCHFCRERLEGGKGIPYCVQACPTGALAFGWTKGGSTPDYLAPSDITRPNLVVVPPKEGKVEASPLKVKSEKNYWELVAFTILSEVGLFYALVSLYLHIPYGALVLALTFAAGLLPSVVHAKKSSRFLRVFLNLRSSWLSREVGFGGLTVLLASASILFQQLLPIAMAFSALSVASSIMVYMLKARPSWYDPDTPISFVGTGITVSLPVAAYLLDRYLFLVAVMFLALEIYTFQRRRGGLLRWSSSETTE, encoded by the coding sequence ATGCCAGATTATCAATTGCCAAAGGATAGACTGAGTTTCGTCTTTGACCACAACAAGTGCATACTGTGTGGGGCTTGCGTTACCGCTTGCAGGGACGCCTACTCGTGGTCGGAGGGAGTTGCTTGGAGAAAGCTACCAGTGTTCGAACTTGCTGGCCTTAAGACCGCTCTATCTATGTCGTGTAATCACTGCGATAACCCAACCTGTATGTTTGCCTGTCCAGCTCAGGCTTACACTAAGGATCCTAAGACCGGGATAGTGTGGATAGCCCAGGACAAGTGCATAGGTTGCGGCTATTGCACTTGGGCGTGCCCATACGAGGTCCCCCAGGAGGAACCAGACGGAACGGTGAGCAAGTGTCACTTCTGCAGAGAGAGACTTGAGGGAGGGAAGGGAATCCCCTACTGTGTTCAGGCCTGCCCCACAGGCGCACTGGCATTCGGGTGGACTAAAGGAGGATCTACGCCAGATTACCTAGCGCCTAGCGACATCACACGTCCTAATCTGGTCGTGGTTCCTCCAAAGGAGGGAAAAGTCGAGGCCTCTCCCCTGAAGGTGAAGTCGGAGAAGAACTATTGGGAGCTAGTGGCATTCACCATCTTGAGCGAGGTCGGACTGTTCTACGCGTTGGTGTCACTCTACCTACATATCCCCTATGGGGCCCTAGTTCTGGCGCTCACCTTCGCCGCAGGGCTACTCCCCTCCGTAGTCCACGCCAAGAAGTCCTCGAGGTTCCTCAGGGTGTTCTTGAACCTGAGGTCCTCTTGGTTAAGTAGGGAAGTGGGATTCGGGGGACTAACTGTACTACTGGCGTCTGCATCTATTCTCTTCCAGCAACTACTCCCTATAGCTATGGCGTTCTCAGCACTCTCTGTTGCCTCAAGCATCATGGTATACATGCTTAAAGCTAGACCTTCTTGGTACGATCCCGACACTCCCATATCTTTCGTGGGAACAGGGATCACGGTCTCGTTGCCAGTTGCGGCCTATCTCTTAGACAGATATCTGTTCCTAGTAGCGGTCATGTTCCTCGCCCTGGAGATTTACACTTTCCAGAGGAGGAGGGGAGGCTTGCTCCGCTGGTCAAGCTCGGAAACTACAGAATGA
- a CDS encoding DUF763 domain-containing protein has translation MTETYTTHTDVEGVADLPLHTGKVPSWLVPIMRRMSRAILDVMLLEWGPRKLVERLSNPLWFQGLNNAIGMDWDSSGSTTVTLGILKDVVRPEEDGLAILGGKGRNSLKVPTELRALPPKFNVKPEELERVSFLTAKVDTTLVQDGHILYHHSMLVTDQGEWAVIQQGMNLETKFARRYHWRERENLVVEPHEAIAGTRVGVAVNVTDEDRERTRRLIQDLLRTNPRKVVEEFTKARNALRGQLSLDVWTSGGTTGAISKEAKLVYAKPIDERRVMRILREVYEAQPANLEESLEAGLGPSTARALYLIADLIYGEPPSYRDPVTHPYDPFKYAFAIGGKDGIPYPVKREVAEEVILTLEEIVERAKLEEREHRRALYSLRRLKQGNFSSSGEVGELLSDRRSQETK, from the coding sequence ATTACAGAAACGTACACCACCCATACGGACGTCGAGGGCGTAGCCGACTTACCGCTACACACGGGAAAGGTCCCATCTTGGCTAGTACCGATAATGAGGCGAATGTCGAGGGCAATATTGGACGTAATGTTGCTGGAGTGGGGACCCAGAAAGTTGGTGGAGAGGCTCTCAAACCCGCTATGGTTTCAAGGTCTGAACAACGCCATAGGGATGGATTGGGATTCCTCCGGTTCAACCACGGTCACGTTGGGTATATTGAAGGACGTAGTAAGGCCAGAGGAGGACGGGTTAGCCATATTAGGAGGAAAAGGAAGGAACTCGCTAAAAGTACCAACGGAACTTCGAGCCCTCCCACCTAAATTCAACGTCAAACCTGAGGAGCTAGAACGCGTGAGCTTCCTGACAGCGAAGGTAGACACCACCTTAGTCCAGGATGGACACATCCTTTACCATCACTCGATGCTCGTGACTGACCAGGGGGAGTGGGCAGTAATTCAACAGGGAATGAACCTGGAGACCAAATTCGCTAGAAGATACCACTGGAGGGAGAGGGAGAACCTCGTTGTGGAGCCCCATGAGGCCATAGCTGGAACGAGAGTAGGTGTAGCGGTGAACGTCACTGACGAAGACAGGGAAAGAACCAGGAGGTTGATCCAAGACCTACTGAGGACGAACCCTAGAAAGGTGGTTGAGGAGTTCACGAAAGCTAGAAACGCATTGAGGGGTCAGCTTTCCCTTGACGTCTGGACGTCAGGAGGAACGACGGGAGCTATCTCCAAAGAGGCTAAGTTAGTCTACGCTAAACCAATTGACGAGAGGAGAGTGATGAGGATATTAAGAGAAGTGTACGAAGCGCAACCTGCGAACTTAGAGGAATCGCTGGAGGCTGGGTTAGGGCCTTCTACGGCCAGGGCACTCTATCTGATAGCTGACCTCATATACGGGGAACCTCCCTCCTACCGCGACCCCGTAACACACCCTTACGACCCTTTCAAGTACGCATTCGCAATAGGCGGAAAGGACGGAATACCTTATCCAGTAAAGAGGGAGGTGGCAGAAGAGGTTATTTTAACCTTAGAGGAGATCGTCGAGAGAGCGAAGCTAGAAGAAAGAGAACACCGAAGAGCGTTATATAGTCTGAGGAGGTTAAAACAAGGGAACTTCTCGTCTAGTGGTGAGGTAGGCGAACTCTTGTCCGATAGAAGGAGCCAGGAGACCAAGTAG
- a CDS encoding glycosyltransferase family 2 protein, with the protein MKISVIVTAYKRREYVRYAVQSLKEQSHAPDEVVLVTDEGFSVNDIDVKVIVSKDERAGAFMATGIVHTSGDVICFLDDDDMFSLEKLRTVKEVFGDSNVGFLYNSRVKIDEMGRVIGEDVVESRRFKRKNRDEVCSMFKMKMFFNSSSMCIRREVVQSRLDDLSRITKLVDNYFLYSAIDSSFDVVSDSRPLTYYRVHRSSSRHVGHSKSETLKERGKYFQLASGDVPTTLSREEARMVANCSSEMARLQWHLYLGEVNKRDLSRLAYVLSCCSFSAPSKAKISLGILLGLLAPSIGQEFAYLTTRREVPLF; encoded by the coding sequence GTGAAGATATCCGTGATAGTAACTGCCTACAAAAGAAGAGAGTACGTCAGGTATGCCGTCCAGTCGCTGAAGGAACAGAGCCACGCACCTGACGAGGTGGTATTAGTGACCGACGAGGGCTTCAGCGTAAATGACATAGACGTAAAGGTGATAGTTTCAAAGGACGAGCGGGCTGGGGCTTTCATGGCCACAGGGATTGTCCATACGTCAGGCGATGTGATATGCTTCTTGGACGATGACGACATGTTCTCATTAGAGAAATTGAGGACAGTGAAGGAAGTGTTCGGAGATAGTAACGTTGGGTTCCTTTACAACTCTAGGGTAAAGATAGATGAGATGGGTAGGGTGATAGGAGAAGACGTCGTCGAGAGTCGTAGATTCAAGAGAAAGAACAGAGACGAGGTTTGCTCGATGTTCAAGATGAAGATGTTCTTCAATAGCAGTTCAATGTGTATCAGAAGGGAAGTCGTCCAAAGTCGTCTTGATGATCTATCTCGCATTACAAAACTCGTCGATAACTACTTTCTCTACTCCGCAATAGACTCGTCGTTCGACGTGGTCTCCGACAGTAGGCCCCTAACCTACTACAGGGTTCATCGAAGTTCATCTAGACACGTCGGCCACTCAAAGTCTGAAACGTTGAAGGAGAGAGGGAAGTACTTTCAGTTGGCCTCTGGCGATGTCCCCACGACCCTAAGCAGAGAAGAGGCGAGGATGGTAGCTAACTGCAGCTCTGAGATGGCGAGACTTCAGTGGCATCTATACCTAGGTGAGGTAAATAAAAGGGATCTGAGCAGGCTCGCATACGTACTCTCCTGCTGTTCCTTTTCGGCACCATCTAAGGCGAAGATTTCATTGGGTATCCTACTTGGTCTCCTGGCTCCTTCTATCGGACAAGAGTTCGCCTACCTCACCACTAGACGAGAAGTTCCCTTGTTTTAA
- a CDS encoding glycosyltransferase, producing the protein MPPQVAVIVIDHDRKRYILDALRSVLTQTLRREEYEVVAVTNYRDEKIEEFLETHNIPHLIVSDKGTGAKYAFGVKHTTAPIICFLDDDDMFSSEKLEKVLRHFKDGIAYLHTARINVDEQGKEIGRSQLFNYELRTRESREILRALRLYLEFNISSICVKRETLDPFVDVLSRVVRGVDYFYLFVALTSALPIRHTSEPLTIYRVHRSLMHFFEAGKEEFLDRARKYYSETAEAKALMASAFDKYPFLSMLIRCDEKVFRVMAKLCSKKREPRTLREALQSMGCLQHPLSFRVKLLGGAIVSLISPSLSSEVFFRYYLRRYGQ; encoded by the coding sequence ATGCCCCCTCAAGTTGCCGTAATCGTGATCGATCACGACAGAAAGCGCTACATCTTGGACGCCTTAAGGTCCGTCTTGACTCAGACACTAAGGAGAGAGGAATATGAAGTGGTCGCCGTGACCAACTATAGGGACGAAAAGATAGAGGAGTTCCTTGAGACTCACAACATTCCCCATCTAATCGTGTCAGATAAAGGAACTGGAGCCAAATACGCATTTGGAGTAAAGCACACCACAGCTCCAATAATATGCTTCTTGGACGATGACGACATGTTCTCCTCAGAAAAGCTGGAAAAAGTGTTGAGGCACTTCAAAGACGGCATAGCATACCTGCATACGGCGAGGATCAACGTAGATGAGCAAGGGAAAGAGATAGGGAGATCCCAACTGTTCAACTACGAGTTGAGGACAAGGGAGTCACGAGAGATCTTAAGGGCTCTTAGGCTTTACCTAGAATTTAACATTTCATCTATATGTGTAAAGAGAGAGACTCTCGATCCTTTTGTAGACGTATTAAGCAGAGTGGTGAGGGGGGTAGACTACTTTTACCTCTTCGTCGCTCTCACCTCGGCTCTACCCATCAGGCACACATCTGAGCCTCTGACGATCTATAGGGTTCACAGGAGTCTAATGCACTTCTTCGAAGCAGGGAAGGAGGAATTCCTAGATAGGGCAAGGAAGTACTATAGTGAGACCGCGGAAGCTAAGGCCTTAATGGCTTCTGCCTTCGATAAATATCCATTTTTAAGTATGTTGATAAGGTGTGACGAAAAGGTGTTCAGAGTTATGGCCAAACTCTGTTCTAAAAAGCGCGAACCAAGGACTCTTCGTGAGGCACTGCAGTCGATGGGGTGTCTCCAGCACCCCTTATCCTTCAGAGTTAAGCTGTTAGGAGGTGCTATCGTTAGCCTAATCTCTCCCTCTTTGTCCTCTGAGGTCTTCTTCAGATATTACTTAAGGAGGTATGGGCAGTGA
- a CDS encoding glycosyltransferase, giving the protein MFTVVIHRLGRSGEGSLVLKSVEMLRERRTQFVVSTLGRQKGFEDLPVKWLIPFDIPKLDRYQRLLVYFSAKRFPNSVFLNMTGIPIPLSRYGTHVIYAGAAPFNVTPKYNSSPIWRLYRLPFLIALNRLKEESKNALFVANSKYSAETLRGVYGVESEVIYPPIDVDDFGKAFHEGGNYFITVARIERGKQLERTIEIASLSGIRGIVVGYLSEPAYLKRLRKLSEEKGKLVGFLPNLSRDELIEVMKGACCYFHPTTGEHFGVPVVEAMAAGLPPVVPKESGAAEAWNHFTYTTIEEAAEKLKQARDVDRNYRKSLMEEASKYSSKRFKEEFWNYLCNKGLAQ; this is encoded by the coding sequence ATGTTCACCGTTGTCATTCATAGGCTTGGAAGGAGTGGGGAAGGATCCTTAGTGCTCAAATCGGTGGAAATGCTAAGAGAAAGGAGGACCCAGTTTGTGGTCTCCACTTTAGGGAGACAGAAAGGGTTTGAGGACCTACCTGTGAAATGGCTCATACCTTTCGACATTCCTAAGCTAGACAGATACCAGAGGCTACTTGTGTATTTCTCGGCGAAACGGTTTCCAAACTCAGTATTCTTAAACATGACTGGAATACCTATACCTCTCTCTCGCTACGGAACCCACGTAATATACGCTGGTGCAGCCCCTTTTAACGTCACACCTAAGTACAACAGTTCCCCAATCTGGAGGCTCTACAGGTTACCCTTCTTGATTGCTCTAAACAGGTTGAAGGAGGAAAGCAAAAATGCGCTATTCGTGGCTAACTCCAAGTACTCCGCCGAAACATTGAGGGGAGTGTATGGAGTTGAATCCGAGGTGATTTATCCGCCCATAGACGTCGACGATTTTGGGAAAGCCTTTCACGAAGGAGGTAACTACTTCATAACGGTAGCGAGAATAGAGAGGGGAAAGCAGTTGGAGAGAACAATAGAGATCGCTTCCCTGTCTGGGATAAGGGGGATTGTAGTGGGGTACTTGAGTGAACCAGCCTACCTTAAGCGACTAAGGAAACTTAGCGAAGAGAAAGGGAAATTGGTGGGGTTCCTGCCTAACCTCAGCAGGGACGAGTTGATTGAGGTTATGAAGGGGGCATGCTGCTATTTCCATCCTACGACAGGAGAGCACTTTGGGGTCCCTGTGGTAGAGGCCATGGCCGCAGGACTACCTCCAGTGGTTCCAAAGGAGAGTGGAGCGGCGGAAGCCTGGAACCACTTTACCTACACTACCATTGAAGAAGCAGCGGAGAAGCTCAAGCAGGCTAGAGACGTCGATCGAAATTACAGGAAGTCCCTAATGGAGGAGGCCAGTAAGTACTCGTCAAAGAGATTTAAAGAGGAATTTTGGAATTATTTATGTAATAAGGGACTAGCTCAGTAA
- the larC gene encoding nickel pincer cofactor biosynthesis protein LarC produces MGRNLIVIDPSLAGASGDMFLGALSDLGAPQSIAQMVGDKISVEGGRNTKVLFKKVKKGEFLATKAEVFVERNEGPRTGNEMNELLRRVVLSLSLSERATKWSFKALNELLQVEGKLHGESVEEVDLHESGSLDTLIDIVGTSALLDSILGSEGEVICLPVALGGGHLTFSHGTVQVPAPATIEILKSRNAIVKGGPVEGELTTPTGASLLASLCENFTPFYPAMIPKAIGYGAGDKELPGVPNVLRLVWGEREGGLLEEEVVVLETDLDDCTGEELGYVLERLMTAGARDVAVIPETRKKGRPGHLLRVISDQLEFKRIAEMVLRETGTLGVRVLRTSRLVVPEREQVGVKVSVSGREFEVRVKVSKDFNGRTLRVKPEYEDVRKVASVTGLSIREVSELVLREFGES; encoded by the coding sequence ATGGGTAGAAATCTAATAGTCATTGATCCTAGTCTCGCTGGAGCCTCTGGAGACATGTTCCTCGGGGCCCTCAGTGACCTAGGTGCTCCTCAGTCTATAGCACAGATGGTGGGAGATAAAATTTCTGTAGAAGGAGGAAGAAACACGAAAGTGCTATTCAAGAAGGTGAAGAAAGGAGAGTTCTTAGCAACAAAAGCCGAAGTATTTGTAGAAAGAAATGAAGGACCGAGAACAGGGAACGAAATGAACGAGTTGTTGAGAAGGGTTGTGCTGTCCCTAAGCCTATCGGAAAGAGCGACCAAATGGTCGTTCAAAGCGCTAAATGAGCTGCTCCAGGTAGAGGGCAAGTTGCATGGGGAATCGGTCGAGGAGGTCGACCTCCACGAGTCAGGCTCTTTGGACACATTGATCGATATAGTGGGCACATCGGCTCTACTCGACTCCATATTGGGGTCTGAGGGAGAGGTGATATGCCTACCCGTGGCGCTGGGAGGGGGACATCTCACATTCTCTCACGGAACTGTTCAGGTACCTGCTCCAGCTACCATTGAAATACTGAAATCTAGAAACGCGATAGTAAAGGGTGGTCCTGTAGAGGGCGAGCTGACCACGCCAACAGGGGCCTCCCTCCTAGCTTCATTGTGTGAGAACTTCACACCTTTTTACCCAGCAATGATCCCTAAGGCGATCGGATACGGAGCCGGAGATAAGGAACTACCTGGAGTTCCAAACGTTCTACGGTTAGTGTGGGGAGAACGGGAAGGCGGCCTCTTGGAGGAGGAGGTGGTAGTTCTAGAAACCGACTTGGACGACTGCACTGGAGAGGAACTGGGGTACGTTTTGGAGAGGCTAATGACGGCAGGAGCGAGAGATGTGGCCGTGATACCAGAGACAAGGAAGAAGGGTAGGCCTGGCCACCTATTGAGAGTGATATCCGACCAACTCGAATTCAAGAGGATAGCTGAAATGGTTTTAAGGGAGACGGGGACGCTAGGAGTCAGAGTATTACGTACATCCAGATTGGTAGTACCCGAGAGAGAACAAGTTGGAGTTAAAGTGAGCGTGTCAGGTAGGGAGTTCGAGGTCAGAGTCAAGGTAAGCAAGGACTTTAACGGTCGCACCCTTAGGGTCAAACCAGAGTACGAGGACGTAAGGAAAGTAGCCTCGGTCACTGGACTGTCAATCAGGGAGGTGAGTGAGCTGGTCCTTAGGGAGTTCGGAGAGTCCTAG